The DNA region cataatcataatcaatcATAATCGAGTccccttttaattttttagtaCCTTTAGTTGAGGGCGCAACGGCGCTGGAGGAGTCGTGGTATGTAACACCACCCGCATGTTTTACACGGGCAGGACCCGTAAATGTAGAAACCTCACCACTCGAGGATTTGCTAATCGAGCACCCAAGTATGTCTGTCTATCGAGCGACAACAGCGTCTCCGGTCGCTCCTGATACTCCACCGCCTACGCCAGACGCTACAGAGGAACGAAACCTCGAAGAGGATATTACTCCACCTGCTCGTACCTCAGATTTATCCACCGTTTCCTTAGAACGTAGTCTAAGAAGGAGCGAGGATGACGATATATTATCCAGACCGGCCATCCATGACGGTAGACCTGCCAATAACCGGACTAATAGTGACAAAGTCCGAGTCATTCAGCTTCGTTCCGCTCAAAAGGtaactattatcgttttcgatTGTTTATGTTAACAAGAACAATTTTCGACTTAGTCTATCATAAAATCCGTCGTGTTTATCAGATACAAACTGTTCATTGTAACGGCTAttatgtttccttttttttctagtccACTAAGATCTTTATTACCTTAACTTAGTACTTATGAAAAACTAATATAGCTTTGCTTATAAACTCTTCTGTCTAATTGTTGGAAGTGGCTTTAAAATGGACGCAATCGTTATTTTAAGATAttcgttattgttttttttagaGTATTAATCTTTGATTTCTATTGCATATATAGGTTCTTGAGAAAAGATCTACTCAAGCACTGAAAAGAGGTCGATTGGAGAGGAGTAACAAACTGAGGGAAGTGTTCAGTGTAAAGGGCAAGCGGCCACGCCGTCAAGACCGTTTACGTCTTCAAAATAGTGGCGCAAATAATAACCGAAAATGCTAGTCATTCGATCTCAGGCCAAGGTGTACttaaatttttccttctcaagaaaaaaaaaaaagaaagaaagaaaaaaagacaaaacggagaaaaaataattcgatttatatattatttgattttaatttttgttatggttaattaattaattattcaaggCGAATATAAAAGTGGGATTGTTCCCTTTACGTGCGAACACGTCGTGGAAATGTATGGACGTAtgagatattttgaaaatgatgATGTAGATGTGTGACTGTGGTAATCTAAGAGTTTCTCGAGTCGCTTTTATTCACGATGAACTTATTAGATAGTGTCGTCATGCTTTTGTCCAgtttttaaatcaattcttTTATCATATAGATAATGTAGATATCAATAGATAATGTTCAATTAGAGCGAATATATGTAATAGTATGATTTGTTGTTTGCTTTGCAATTGTAAATACAAGTGAAAGGATAACAGAGCTCCTTACTTATTCGAAAAACGCGTAGTAAACTCTGGAAAAAGTTTTATCGACGCGTTTCAAGTCCTGATACTCTGATGCTCCTGTCTACAGTTAGCCTATAAATTGCGTGCTCGAACAGACAGGGGTTTGTAACTTCGTTGAAAGACAAAACATTTGTGCTTTGAAAATGCAACACTTTCTTTATCGAGTGTCGGAGCGCCTCTTATGTgatgacattaaaaaaaaaaaagaaaaaaaaaagaaaaaaaaagaaaaagaaagaaaaaaaaagaaaaaaaagaaagaaaaaaggaaaaaaaaaagaacaaagtttTATTACGTATGGTAGATATCGCATATTAAAGAAGCGATATTGCGACACTTTTTTACTATAAAtcgtatcgttttatcgttttaaagtATGTTTAGTGGGGTATAAAGCAATTATTCCTCGCCCCCCCTCTCCTTGCGTAAAAGACGCAACAATGGTGTTCtattttaacatataaaaCGATACAATTTGGAGTATCGTTACACAAAGACGGCAGTTCGTAACCTCGAtagtcaaaaaaagaaaaaagaaaaacattctcAAATCACAAGTACTTTGGGCGTATTCACCGTGTGAATCTTATACAGCTTGAGTCTTACTCGAGAACATTGTGATCGATGCACGAAACGATGccacaaacaaaaaaaaacaggtcaagaaaaatatttcgggACCACACTTCTACTTGTGGATTATAACTGAGTCCCTGTTAATCAGCGGGGTGTAGAAACTGTTATGTGCGGGTCTTCCgtggacaaaaaaaagatgtattaaaaaacgttatatagaaaataattttttttttgttaccgTGAAACGGTACCGGTTATTTATGACCATAAGAAAGATACGGTAAATGATAGAGTATCTGGAAACAATCTTTTAGTGTTAAAAAAGTGGGTGAATGATCGACTATGTTCAGGTAGATTAAATTAGGTTTTCATTGATGGACGTTATGCacttaaaaataacgatagtaagtATACAAGAGTaacaagaaaatatgtatTCTATATTCACTCATACTCTTGCTACTCTACGTATGTAAAATGCGTTCATTATATGTTGCACATATGCTAGATTTGAATAATACAcgtaaaaaaagtatatatatacatacacacacacacatattgttttatattcttGATCCgaacattatgtatatatacacatgtatacgtGCGTACTTGTATATAAAGgtagaaagattttcttttgagCATAAATTTTAAGCAATAAGTGGTAACGTACAGTAATTAGATACATTAATTGTGTAACATCCATTAATGAAGATCTGACCGATACTTAAAGAAATAAGTATCGATATAGAATGTTACGTGAGAGTGCGTAGACAAACgcacgcatatacacacaaacacagcTTTGCGTAGAGTAAAGATGTGAAtttttagtataattattaataaagcaAATTCTACTTCAGGGAAGAACAATGGCCCGTATTTTCGTTGTTCTTCTTGGTGGACATTTCGAATGACATCAagcatattatatatgtttgatAACGACGCATCATTagaatgaaaacaaatatataatcttatatatcaCAGCGAAATgattacaaaaataagaagCCCGATAGATGCGCGTTGTAGCGCATTCAATTTTGCGGTTAATAAGCGCATTCGCTAGTAATATGCATCGATGCGATATATCTCGATAAACTGATATACAAACACAATAGGTGGTGTAGTATGGtgtattaaatgaatttgttCAATTCTTTTTGTGAATTGTGCACGTAAAGAAAGCAAGTCAAAACTGACAATTTCAATATGATATGAACTTTCGGAAACTCGCAGTTTCCTTCAAAGAATGTTCTGTGTTAAACGTATGATGATTCTTGTGAGAATATAAATAGTTACGTTCCACGATGGTGTCGCCGATTGGCACAAATTAACAAAAGGAAACATAGATGcaacaaattaaaaagaaataaaaaaagaaaatctcgttCCTGAGCCGTTATTTAGCGATGATGTATACGCGcactatgtatgtatctccTAATGAGCGGCAGTgatcattttaaaaacaattaacaattaaaacatttgattatcgatcgaatgtTTCGAAGGAATTTAGTCGAATCAAGTGTTCTATATAATTTGCAACTATCTTACACCAATTCCTTCGATTCTATTATATGACTTGCGCTATAgtgattaatcgattaattatattatctaattgTACGTTCGTGCACCTTGAccctaaataatataataaaatattttatgtcatTAACGTCGtctctttttcatcgaaaaagaGAGTTCGTTCGATGCAAGggatcgtttatttttaagggggaaaaaacaacaaaaaggaaaggagagaatgaTGGGACAAAAATATGTCATTAACAAGGATTATTGCTGAATCAATTTGTCAAGTAACCATTTAACTCTTCTTCAGAGCTTTTACTATCGACGAAACAAGCCCAGCTATGTACAGAACGTAGAGATCTAGTCTTCGGATTGCCAATGAAGCGACAATAATCTTTACAACTTGATAATAGCAACAACCTATCTCTCTTAAAATTCAGAGGACTGTTAATTTGTTCACCAACTCGTTCATACaagttttcatattttttaaaaaaaaacatttccaaATTACAAACGAGATTTCCGAGTTCTTCTTCAAGTTGAGAATAGCGCGATGGGATCATACTAGGTTCGCATCCTGGAGCGCCTATTTCATacaatttatcgatattatagaaaagatctttttttccattagcGTTTCTTTAAGGTATACGACTGTCACaggttaataattaaacaaataataaccT from Vespa velutina chromosome 3, iVesVel2.1, whole genome shotgun sequence includes:
- the LOC124947432 gene encoding tumor protein p53-inducible nuclear protein 2 isoform X1, which codes for MILKVIENNQDIKGKGRKIIDSMLSSLANYLLGGNISTTQNSRNASNSESLENFPVVARLSQVEVEGDDWILIDRTIPLVEGATALEESWYVTPPACFTRAGPVNVETSPLEDLLIEHPSMSVYRATTASPVAPDTPPPTPDATEERNLEEDITPPARTSDLSTVSLERSLRRSEDDDILSRPAIHDGRPANNRTNSDKVRVIQLRSAQKVLEKRSTQALKRGRLERSNKLREVFSVKGKRPRRQDRLRLQNSGANNNRKC
- the LOC124947436 gene encoding uncharacterized protein LOC124947436 translates to MDFRRRARKEVDESIFEEICDVIFDLIPQAPSLKQFFLNWSALNHKERTRLDIKSRLWCCPKRRQLYKSLREAMIRWENIQDTEGAPGCEPSMIPSRYSQLEEELGNLVCNLEMFFFKKYENLYERVGEQINSPLNFKRDRLLLLSSCKDYCRFIGNPKTRSLRSVHSWACFVDSKSSEEELNGYLTN
- the LOC124947432 gene encoding tumor protein p53-inducible nuclear protein 2 isoform X2, which translates into the protein MLSSLANYLLGGNISTTQNSRNASNSESLENFPVVARLSQVEVEGDDWILIDRTIPLVEGATALEESWYVTPPACFTRAGPVNVETSPLEDLLIEHPSMSVYRATTASPVAPDTPPPTPDATEERNLEEDITPPARTSDLSTVSLERSLRRSEDDDILSRPAIHDGRPANNRTNSDKVRVIQLRSAQKVLEKRSTQALKRGRLERSNKLREVFSVKGKRPRRQDRLRLQNSGANNNRKC